One Hordeum vulgare subsp. vulgare chromosome 4H, MorexV3_pseudomolecules_assembly, whole genome shotgun sequence DNA window includes the following coding sequences:
- the LOC123450047 gene encoding protein IN CHLOROPLAST ATPASE BIOGENESIS, chloroplastic-like isoform X1 codes for MRPAAAAAASVLQAPRRALGGASFVAARCGSSSSSSVAAAAATAYDHVSFVKEIAVTDPPEHLNSLLNVLQARGEKIVSPGAKRGLIPLVVPLSESPQGNLTSLLRWPTAPSGMEMPVVEVRNHGLWLLAKNVNQYIHRILVEADSRADSGDDLWSAVREDLWSAVGEAGANIYKRGDFKESQMADLDVYLLKKVGLFPDILERKASRHLEKGDHVSALITGEFYTRDQFPGFGRPFVFNSEVQKRVGRTSEAKESARVALKSPWWTLGCRYEEAAELAGWEDEQIEFIREKVSEEGKQDDLKKGKAPEQVCNYKPSTIPSSTPSCFPAPCHMSFSNMQVVLDEAAFLMDLATVDGNWDEVVDRIADCYREAGIHDIAKFIAYRE; via the exons ATGAGGcccgcggcggcagcggccgcgtcCGTGCTGCAAGCGCCACGGCGAGCGCTCGGAGGGGCGTCGTTCGTCGCCGCGCGCtgtggctcctcctcctcctcttcggtcgccgccgccgccgccaccgcgtaCG ATCATGTGTCGTTCGTCAAGGAAATCGCTGTCACCGATCCCCCGGAGCATCTTAACTCTTTGTTGAATGTGCTTCAGGCACGAG GTGAAAAGATAGTTTCTCCTGGAGCTAAGAGAGGGCTCATTCCACTTGTTGTTCCCCTGTCAGAAAGCCCGCAAG GTAACTTGACATCCCTACTGAGATGGCCAACTGCTCCAAGTGG GATGGAGATGCCTGTAGTGGAAGTGCGTAACCATGGGCTATGGCTTTTGGCTAAAAAC GTCAACCAATATATTCATAGAATACTTGTCGAGGCTGATAGCAGGGCTGATAGTGGTGATGATTTATGGTCTGCTGTTCGAGAAGATTTATGGTCTGCTGTAGGGGAAGCTGGTGCAAACATTTACAAAAGAGGTGATTTCAAAGAATCGCAGATGGCAGATCTTGATGTCTATTTGTTGAAGAAG GTTGGACTCTTTCCGGATATTCTAGAAAGGAAAGCATCACGCCACCTAGAAAAAGGAGATCAT GTTTCCGCTCTTATTACTGGAGAATTCTATACTAGAGATCAATTTCCTGGATTTGGAAGACCCTTTGTGTTCAACTCAGAAGTTCAGAAAAG AGTTGGACGTACATCTGAGGCCAAAGAGTCAGCTCGAGTGGCTCTGAAGTCACCATGGTGGACACTGGGCTGTAGATATGAA GAGGCAGCTGAATTAGCTGGGTGGGAGGATGAGCAGATCGAGTTCATAAGAGAGAAGGTATCCGAGGAGGGCAAACAAGACGATCTGAAGAAAGGAAAAGCACCAGAGCAGGTCTGTAACTACAAACCGTCTACCATTCCATCATCGACGCCCAGTTGCTTCCCTGCACCTTGTCACATGAGCTTCTCAAACATGCAGGTGGTCCTTGACGAGGCGGCGTTTCTTATGGATCTAGCAACAGTTGACGGCAACTGGGACGAAGTCGTGGATCGGATCGCCGATTGCTACAGAGAGGCTGGGATCCACGACATTGCGAAGTTCATCGCTTACAGGGAGTAG
- the LOC123450047 gene encoding protein IN CHLOROPLAST ATPASE BIOGENESIS, chloroplastic-like isoform X2, with translation MRPAAAAAASVLQAPRRALGGASFVAARCGSSSSSSVAAAAATAYDHVSFVKEIAVTDPPEHLNSLLNVLQARGEKIVSPGAKRGLIPLVVPLSESPQGNLTSLLRWPTAPSGMEMPVVEVRNHGLWLLAKNVNQYIHRILVEADSRADSGDDLWSAVREDLWSAVGEAGANIYKRGDFKESQMADLDVYLLKKVGLFPDILERKASRHLEKGDHVSALITGEFYTRDQFPGFGRPFVFNSEVQKRVGRTSEAKESARVALKSPWWTLGCRYEEAAELAGWEDEQIEFIREKVSEEGKQDDLKKGKAPEQVVLDEAAFLMDLATVDGNWDEVVDRIADCYREAGIHDIAKFIAYRE, from the exons ATGAGGcccgcggcggcagcggccgcgtcCGTGCTGCAAGCGCCACGGCGAGCGCTCGGAGGGGCGTCGTTCGTCGCCGCGCGCtgtggctcctcctcctcctcttcggtcgccgccgccgccgccaccgcgtaCG ATCATGTGTCGTTCGTCAAGGAAATCGCTGTCACCGATCCCCCGGAGCATCTTAACTCTTTGTTGAATGTGCTTCAGGCACGAG GTGAAAAGATAGTTTCTCCTGGAGCTAAGAGAGGGCTCATTCCACTTGTTGTTCCCCTGTCAGAAAGCCCGCAAG GTAACTTGACATCCCTACTGAGATGGCCAACTGCTCCAAGTGG GATGGAGATGCCTGTAGTGGAAGTGCGTAACCATGGGCTATGGCTTTTGGCTAAAAAC GTCAACCAATATATTCATAGAATACTTGTCGAGGCTGATAGCAGGGCTGATAGTGGTGATGATTTATGGTCTGCTGTTCGAGAAGATTTATGGTCTGCTGTAGGGGAAGCTGGTGCAAACATTTACAAAAGAGGTGATTTCAAAGAATCGCAGATGGCAGATCTTGATGTCTATTTGTTGAAGAAG GTTGGACTCTTTCCGGATATTCTAGAAAGGAAAGCATCACGCCACCTAGAAAAAGGAGATCAT GTTTCCGCTCTTATTACTGGAGAATTCTATACTAGAGATCAATTTCCTGGATTTGGAAGACCCTTTGTGTTCAACTCAGAAGTTCAGAAAAG AGTTGGACGTACATCTGAGGCCAAAGAGTCAGCTCGAGTGGCTCTGAAGTCACCATGGTGGACACTGGGCTGTAGATATGAA GAGGCAGCTGAATTAGCTGGGTGGGAGGATGAGCAGATCGAGTTCATAAGAGAGAAGGTATCCGAGGAGGGCAAACAAGACGATCTGAAGAAAGGAAAAGCACCAGAGCAG GTGGTCCTTGACGAGGCGGCGTTTCTTATGGATCTAGCAACAGTTGACGGCAACTGGGACGAAGTCGTGGATCGGATCGCCGATTGCTACAGAGAGGCTGGGATCCACGACATTGCGAAGTTCATCGCTTACAGGGAGTAG